In the genome of Engraulis encrasicolus isolate BLACKSEA-1 chromosome 21, IST_EnEncr_1.0, whole genome shotgun sequence, the window ATATGAGGAGTTATGTGAACATTTATGGCTGTAAAAGTTCATGTTTCGGTTCTGCTCCGTTTCAGTTCCTGGAAcaagtctgtgtctctgtgttgccaTTGCATGAGTTTGATTACCATTATTACTGTATTTCTGGACTGGCTCTAGAACTTCCTCCAAGTTCCAGATGATGGATATGATTGTGGAACCAGCATACCCTGTACATCAGGCTGTAGAGGTCTACACATATCCATGTGTATGTAACCCATGAGAATGTGGAAAGATGGAGAACGCGTTTGATCTTACAGCTGAATAACCTCATAATTGCCTCCTCTGATAAGCTACAAGTAATTCCCACCTCCTCAGGGAACTGCAAAAGTAATCAGACCAGAATGAGAGGATTTGATTCACCGGAGGCGCATGGAGCATATCAGTCAAATGTGCTGTCTCTTGATGAATCCAGAGAGACATTAAGCTCAGTCAAGGCCTTCTGTAAGAACGGGCAGCTGCAGCTTCCTATACGTGTACAGTCTCCACCTATTGCAGCCCCACACGAAAGCTTCTCAACCAATCAGAAGCGGTTGGTGCCCATACTAAATCCCTTGTCCCGCCCAGATGAGTACGTACTGTATCTCCCAACCAATCAGAAGCTGTTTGGTTCATACAATGAATCCATGGGCCCGGTCAACATGAACATCTCCAAACCAATCATACGTTGCTATTGCTCCTTGATACCACCCACATGAGCGTCTCCGAGCCAATCAGACGCTGCTGGTGTCCTCTGCGGAGGTGAAGCAGCTGTTGACGGACAGCAAGCCCGACGAACTGGCCCTCATGCCCATCTCGGTGTCGGTCTCCACGCTGTCGTCCAGCTCCAGCCCCTTCAGCACGCTGCCGTCCCCGTTCTTACAGTTACTATTGCGGTCCACCGCAcccacccctaccaccaccaccaccgcacacCCACCATCCCCATCGAGGTCTCCCCCAATGACTTCCTCCTTCGTCATACCTGACTTCCTGCCCGCGAATATGGGCGTGGTGGCGTGCGAGGATGGAGAACATGCGGTCACCACGTGCAGAGACGGGGTAATGTTCTTAGCACCGCCCCCGCCGCAGCTCGCGCCGCCCAACACCACGACCCCATTGGCTGGCGAGGTGCGGTAGCGGCAGCGCAGGTAGCTGGAGAACGCTCGGCGGTACGTCTTGTTGAAGAGCGTGTAGACGAGCGGGTTGACGCCCGACGAGATGTAGCCCACCCACACGAAGACGTTGAGCAGCTCGGCGAGCAGCGCGCCGTCGCACGACTGCCTGCACAGCACGTACAGCACGTTGGTGATGAAGAACGGGCACCACATGACCAGGAAGAGGAAGAACACCACGCCCAGGACTTTGGAGGCGCGCCGCTCGTTCTTAATGGCCTGCATCATGCCCCTGCACCCGCTACCGCTACCGCCGCCGGCGCCCCCTCCTGTCGACAGTCTGCGTTCGCGGCCGGCCCCGGCGGCAGGGGAGTTGAGCTGCGAGGGCGCCTCGGAGCTGGGGATGATGGAGATGGTGTCGGAGCACGGCGCGTGGTGCCGACGGCTGCTCGAGGACGATGACGCCCTCCGCAGGCAGTTCAGGCTACTGCGCCTCGACGTGGACGTCGACGGCGGGGACGACGAGGCGGTCGTCACGGCGACCGTGGGGATAGGCGTCGCCGGAGGGTCGCCCGCTAGAGGGGGCGGCTGCAGGGGTTgatgggaggaggtggaggaggtggtggtggtggtggtggtggtgctggcatTCTTCTTGCCGTCGTGGAGGAAGACGGTGGCTTGTCTCTGCAGCACCTggacacagcagaggaggagagaagagagggaggagaggggaggagaggagaggagaagatagagagggagggagggaagaggagagaggaggggatagattagaggagaggataggagaggagaggagagaggggggtgaaggggcagagaggggaggagaggacagaggggaggggagaagaaagaaaggaaagaagtgatgagcagaggaggagagagggggtggagaggagaagaaaagggagggggagaagagagggaggaacggaagaggagaggaggagagggagggaagaggagaggaggaggagaggagacgcgagAGGAGATGAAAGTAAAGGAgcgaagagcagaggaggagagagggggtgaagaggagaggtgagggagggaagaggaaaggagaggagaggagaggagagaaggaggcgagaggagacgagagcaaAGGAGCGaaaagcagagcaggagagagggggtgtaggggcagaaaggggaggggagaagagagggagggaggagagaggtgaggagaggaggaggagggatgagaggagaggagggagggcaatagaggggcagggaggagaggagaagagagagtgggaggggaggaagagatgagcagaggaggagaggggggagagatgaggaaaggggAATGGAGGGGCGGAGAAGGGAGCGAAGAATGAAGGAAGAGTGGGAGATGGGAGGGAAGAgaatgcaggagaggagaagaaaggagaggagagaagagaagaggaggacgaggagaggtgacaggggatagagagggaaggagtgaagaggagagggggacataAAAAGAGGTTACaagttgggagaggagaggaagaggacatggagaggggagaggagaggacaagacagtagaggaaaggagaggagaagagaacagaacaggagaagggatgaagagagaagaaaagatgagTTAACGTGAGAATCCAAcatgccattcacacacacacacacacacacacacacacacacacacacacacacacacacacacacacgcacacacacacgcacacacacgcacacacacacacacgtatgtgtatgcacacacacacacacacacacacacacacacacacacacacacacacacacacacacacacacacacacacacacacgcacacacacacacacacacatatgtacacacacacacagtagtgacacacacacacacacacacacacacacacacacacacacacacacacaaacacacgttccaGACCTGTATGGTGAGGCAGTAGGTGACCACCATGATGACGAGGGGGATGAAGAAGGCGACGAAGGAGCCAATCAGCATGAAGCGCTCCTCGTTCATCACACACGTGCCGTTCACAAACACCTTGTCCTGGTTATGCAGGCCTATCACCGGGATAGGCATGGAGAtacctgcagaggagaggaggagaggagaggagaggagaggagaggagaggagaggagaggagaggagaggggtggagaggagaggggaggagaggggaggagaggagaggagaggagaggagaggagaggagagaagtggagaggagaggagaggaggagtggggaggaaaagagaagagagaagtggagaggagaggagaggaggagtggagcggagaggaggagtgaagaggagaggagagaagagaagagacaatagTAGATGAGATGAGAACATAATAATTGTGCAGCTGCCGTTCAAAAACATCTTGTCCTGGTTATTACTGGTATAGCCATGGAGATACCtgcagagcaggagaagaggagaggagaggagaggagaggagaggagaggagaaggagaataggagaggggaagagaggaggagaagagggaaggaggggagaggagagggaggagagatgaggagaggagaggagaggagaggagaaaagaggagaggagaggagagctggatagaggagaggagaggaatggagaggagaggagaggggaggagaggagaggagaggagaggagaggagaggagaggagaggacgagagaggagaggacgagagaggagaggagaggggaggagagagtaaTAGATAAGATGCGAGCATATAAATAATGCAGTTCATCACACACGTGCCGTTCACAAACACCTTGTCCTGGTTATGCAGACCTATCACCGGGATAGGCATGGAGATACCtgcagagcaggagaagaggagaggagaggagaggagaggagaggagaggagaggagaggagaggagaggagaggagaggagag includes:
- the htr2cl1 gene encoding 5-hydroxytryptamine (serotonin) receptor 2C, G protein-coupled-like 1; amino-acid sequence: MAGGGGGGGAGWMSAWPGSGTNSSSSSSVLTLLNETSAAWADPNGGLGANLTQYLAGAGNGSRGAFHQHPRHHHHSGTEQEAMKQKNWPALLILIIIFLTIGGNILVILAVSLEKKLQNATNFFLRSLAVADMLVGILVMPISLINILYDYAWPFPNALCPIWIYLDVLFSTASIMHLCAISLDRYVAIRNPIEHSRFNSRTKAMMKIAVVWTISIGISMPIPVIGLHNQDKVFVNGTCVMNEERFMLIGSFVAFFIPLVIMVVTYCLTIQVLQRQATVFLHDGKKNASTTTTTTTTSSTSSHQPLQPPPLAGDPPATPIPTVAVTTASSSPPSTSTSRRSSLNCLRRASSSSSSRRHHAPCSDTISIIPSSEAPSQLNSPAAGAGRERRLSTGGGAGGGSGSGCRGMMQAIKNERRASKVLGVVFFLFLVMWCPFFITNVLYVLCRQSCDGALLAELLNVFVWVGYISSGVNPLVYTLFNKTYRRAFSSYLRCRYRTSPANGVVVLGGASCGGGGAKNITPSLHVVTACSPSSHATTPIFAGRKSGMTKEEVIGGDLDGDGGCAVVVVVGVGAVDRNSNCKNGDGSVLKGLELDDSVETDTEMGMRASSSGLLSVNSCFTSAEDTSSV